Proteins encoded by one window of Winogradskyella sp. PG-2:
- a CDS encoding DUF4412 domain-containing protein has translation MKTLLKFLLILLIFFSIQDSEAQIFKKLKAKAESVISGKKDIEEEPIKTPSFGSVIITHSNTYDSVDISEVKKINVERNNDTYNFSTSWWSHDADIHDGFYLTIKTGDDLRHDTNKTENVKRTFKIPEEATLKLSYDPLLPHYKKDEDDYKRAVTDDYQTYDVSKGEVTIDVLSEDAIQISFNGRVSLRKVTRLSANSDEYSETFYEAIVRGGIDGTSPQFINNKTVKKEKQSSQNDADYTVNETAISRAKPGTYQFTFETKVKVTVSEQNRSYEMSYLLNPNEAYMGIMVDMGAYSDEEIAGESIIVMDKGNSHIFVETQGMKMQMSQNMMGGQQMQNPTDQMENYDYTNLKKTGKTKTILGATCYEYTMSDSDVKMNLWVAPDINLPNWFIQNQEILKGHIMEYTAASKEGNMTSETIAINDNINKTINPKDYRKMF, from the coding sequence ATGAAAACACTTTTAAAATTCTTACTCATTTTACTAATTTTTTTTTCGATTCAAGATTCTGAAGCTCAAATATTTAAGAAATTAAAAGCAAAAGCTGAAAGTGTAATTTCAGGAAAAAAAGATATTGAAGAGGAGCCAATAAAAACCCCAAGTTTTGGTAGTGTTATTATAACACACTCTAATACTTATGACTCAGTAGATATATCTGAAGTTAAAAAAATTAATGTAGAACGTAATAATGATACTTACAATTTTAGTACATCTTGGTGGTCTCATGATGCAGATATACATGATGGGTTTTATCTCACTATTAAAACCGGGGACGATCTAAGACACGATACAAATAAAACTGAAAATGTTAAGCGCACGTTTAAAATTCCTGAAGAAGCAACGCTAAAATTATCTTATGATCCATTATTACCGCATTATAAAAAAGACGAAGACGATTACAAAAGAGCTGTTACTGATGATTATCAAACCTATGATGTTTCTAAAGGTGAAGTAACTATTGATGTACTTTCTGAGGATGCCATTCAGATTTCATTTAACGGTAGAGTGAGTTTACGAAAAGTAACACGTCTTAGTGCCAATTCTGATGAATATTCTGAAACTTTTTATGAAGCTATTGTGAGAGGAGGCATTGATGGAACTTCACCTCAATTTATCAATAATAAAACGGTTAAAAAGGAAAAACAGTCTTCACAAAATGATGCTGACTATACTGTAAATGAAACGGCAATTAGTAGAGCAAAACCAGGTACTTATCAATTCACTTTTGAAACTAAAGTAAAAGTAACAGTTTCAGAACAAAATCGCTCTTACGAGATGTCTTATCTCTTAAACCCTAATGAAGCATATATGGGAATAATGGTTGATATGGGAGCATATTCAGATGAAGAAATTGCTGGTGAATCTATTATAGTTATGGACAAAGGAAACTCACACATTTTTGTTGAAACACAAGGTATGAAAATGCAAATGTCGCAGAATATGATGGGAGGTCAGCAAATGCAAAATCCAACGGACCAAATGGAAAACTATGATTATACTAATCTTAAAAAAACAGGAAAAACGAAAACCATTCTTGGTGCAACATGCTATGAATATACAATGTCAGATAGTGATGTAAAAATGAATCTTTGGGTTGCACCAGATATTAATCTACCAAATTGGTTTATTCAAAATCAAGAGATTCTTAAAGGGCATATTATGGAATATACCGCAGCATCTAAAGAAGGAAATATGACCAGTGAAACTATTGCTATAAATGATAATATCAATAAAACTATTAATCCAAAAGACTATCGAAAGATGTTTTAA
- the polA gene encoding DNA polymerase I: MPDQKRLFLVDAYALIFRGYYAFIKNPRINSKGEDTSAIMGFMNSLLDVIKRERPDHLAVCFDKGGSADRVEMYQEYKANRDETPEGIKTAVPYIYEILKAMHIPIMVKEGYEADDVIGTLAKKAEKEGYQTFMVTPDKDFAQLVSENIFMYRPMFGGGYETWGIPEVQKKFEVTDPLQVIDYLGMMGDASDNIPGLPGVGPKTAKKFLAAYGSMEGLLANTHELKGKMKEKVEANGELGLLSKKLATIMLDVPVDFDAKDFEMSKPDVPKVTEIFQQLEFRRLIDNFNKTFSANAASVTATATPSADKKEAPKTTPKEEQSAGAGQFSLFGGAEPSTGDTETPSVSSRKTIETNSHFYQSIAPGMATKLFVKNLMSQTAVCFDTETTGLNPLTAELVGIAFSWEVGKGFYVPFPEDKNEAQNLIEELRTFFENENIEKIGQNLKYDIKVLAKYNIEVKGKLFDTMLAHYLINPDMRHNMDVLAETYLNYTPISITELIGKKGKNQRSMRDVPLEKQTEYAVEDADITLQLKEHFEKELGEANTQKLFDDIELPLLRVLAAMELEGVNLDKAFLNSLSKDLTNDIAKLEKNIYEAAGEAFNIASPKQLGLILFEKLKLVDKPKKTKTGQYKTGEDILSYLAKDHEIIKQVLDYRGLAKLKSTYVDALPLQVEESTGRVHTDYMQTVAATGRLSSNNPNLQNIPIRTERGRQVRKAFVPRNDEYTLLAADYSQIELRIIAALSKEETMIQAFKNGEDIHASTASKVFDVPISEVTRAQRSHAKTVNFGIIYGVSAFGLSNQTDLSRGEAKDLIDTYYETYPKLKAYMSTQVDFARDHGYVQTVLGRRRYLKDIDSRNAMVRSGAERNAVNAPIQGSAADIIKIAMINIYNKLTLGNYKTKMLLQVHDELVFDVYKPELEAMKTMIKTEMEQAFTMDVPLDVELDIGDNWLEAH, translated from the coding sequence ATGCCAGACCAAAAAAGACTTTTCCTTGTTGATGCTTACGCACTTATTTTTCGTGGGTATTACGCTTTTATAAAAAACCCAAGAATTAACTCAAAAGGTGAAGATACCTCAGCCATTATGGGTTTTATGAACTCGTTATTAGATGTGATTAAACGTGAACGACCAGATCATTTAGCGGTTTGTTTTGATAAAGGAGGAAGTGCAGACCGTGTAGAAATGTACCAAGAGTACAAAGCCAACAGAGACGAAACTCCAGAAGGTATAAAAACAGCAGTGCCTTATATCTATGAGATTTTAAAAGCCATGCACATTCCAATCATGGTTAAAGAAGGTTATGAAGCCGATGATGTTATTGGTACACTTGCTAAAAAGGCAGAAAAAGAAGGTTACCAAACCTTTATGGTCACTCCAGATAAGGATTTTGCACAGCTCGTTTCTGAGAATATCTTTATGTACCGACCAATGTTTGGAGGTGGTTACGAAACTTGGGGAATTCCAGAAGTACAGAAAAAGTTTGAAGTTACAGATCCTTTACAAGTCATAGATTATTTAGGAATGATGGGTGATGCCTCAGATAATATTCCTGGATTGCCTGGAGTTGGACCAAAAACAGCAAAAAAGTTTTTGGCGGCTTACGGAAGTATGGAAGGTTTATTGGCCAATACACACGAGCTTAAAGGCAAAATGAAAGAGAAAGTTGAAGCTAATGGAGAACTTGGATTACTATCTAAGAAACTAGCAACCATTATGCTCGATGTTCCTGTGGACTTCGATGCTAAGGATTTTGAAATGTCAAAGCCAGATGTGCCTAAAGTCACTGAAATTTTTCAACAATTAGAGTTTAGACGTCTTATTGATAATTTCAATAAAACCTTTTCTGCAAATGCAGCTTCTGTAACTGCAACTGCAACTCCATCAGCAGATAAAAAAGAAGCACCTAAAACCACGCCAAAAGAAGAACAATCTGCAGGAGCAGGTCAATTTTCATTATTTGGTGGTGCAGAACCATCTACTGGAGATACTGAAACACCTTCAGTATCTTCGAGAAAAACAATCGAAACCAATTCGCATTTCTATCAGAGTATTGCTCCTGGTATGGCAACCAAATTGTTTGTTAAGAATTTAATGAGCCAAACGGCTGTGTGTTTTGATACGGAAACGACAGGTTTAAATCCACTGACTGCCGAGTTAGTAGGTATCGCATTTTCATGGGAAGTTGGTAAAGGTTTTTATGTGCCTTTTCCTGAAGACAAAAACGAGGCTCAAAATTTAATTGAAGAACTACGTACCTTTTTTGAAAATGAAAACATCGAAAAAATTGGACAGAACCTGAAATACGATATTAAGGTATTAGCTAAATATAATATTGAAGTAAAAGGCAAATTGTTTGATACCATGCTAGCGCACTACCTCATTAATCCTGATATGCGTCATAATATGGATGTGCTTGCAGAAACATATTTGAATTATACACCTATATCAATTACAGAATTGATTGGTAAAAAAGGAAAAAATCAACGCTCCATGCGAGATGTCCCTTTAGAAAAACAAACCGAATATGCTGTTGAGGACGCTGATATTACACTTCAATTGAAGGAACATTTTGAAAAAGAATTAGGTGAAGCGAACACACAAAAATTATTTGATGATATTGAATTGCCTCTGCTTCGTGTGCTAGCCGCTATGGAATTAGAAGGTGTCAACTTAGATAAAGCCTTTTTAAATTCTTTATCCAAAGATTTAACTAATGATATCGCTAAACTTGAAAAAAATATTTATGAGGCTGCTGGTGAAGCATTCAATATCGCCTCCCCAAAACAACTAGGCCTCATTTTATTTGAAAAACTAAAATTAGTCGACAAACCTAAAAAAACCAAAACCGGACAATATAAAACAGGAGAGGATATTTTATCCTACCTCGCTAAAGACCATGAGATTATTAAACAAGTTTTAGACTACAGAGGCTTGGCAAAACTAAAAAGCACCTATGTTGATGCCTTACCATTACAGGTTGAAGAAAGTACAGGTCGTGTGCATACCGATTATATGCAAACCGTTGCAGCAACAGGCCGCTTAAGCAGTAATAACCCAAACTTACAGAATATTCCTATTCGCACAGAACGAGGCCGTCAAGTGCGGAAAGCATTTGTACCACGCAATGATGAGTACACCTTACTCGCTGCAGATTATTCGCAAATAGAACTGCGTATTATCGCCGCTTTAAGTAAAGAAGAAACCATGATTCAGGCTTTTAAAAACGGGGAAGATATTCATGCCTCAACGGCTTCAAAGGTATTTGACGTGCCTATTTCGGAGGTCACTAGAGCGCAACGTAGCCATGCCAAAACGGTCAACTTTGGTATTATTTATGGCGTATCTGCCTTTGGCCTTAGTAACCAAACCGATTTATCTCGTGGTGAAGCTAAAGATTTGATTGACACCTACTATGAGACTTACCCAAAGTTAAAAGCCTATATGAGCACTCAAGTTGATTTTGCAAGAGATCACGGTTATGTACAAACGGTATTGGGCCGTCGTCGTTATTTAAAGGATATTGATTCTCGTAATGCCATGGTGCGAAGTGGTGCCGAACGCAATGCGGTCAATGCGCCTATTCAAGGAAGCGCCGCAGATATTATTAAAATTGCGATGATTAATATTTATAATAAGTTAACCCTCGGAAATTATAAAACAAAAATGCTACTGCAAGTGCATGATGAATTGGTCTTTGATGTCTACAAACCAGAACTCGAAGCAATGAAAACCATGATAAAAACAGAAATGGAACAGGCATTTACAATGGATGTGCCCTTAGATGTTGAACTCGATATTGGTGACAATTGGCTGGAGGCGCATTAA
- a CDS encoding CHAT domain-containing protein, translating into MLFNCKLNHAFICIVSNIILISAQSVSSQQKDSINSPIVKKAEKLWNQKKYDDLLKLCKNELPNIIESKVQDSSKIALLYNYQYEAQTNSGFLFESLKSIESGIKFCTNSQEDIELKGVLYYRKAYVEDGLKFFRRSFKSMQNSVRELEKLENINGDFSVGAYNYLSQSAADNGDLEEAQRYIRLAERIYYANKDAIHESRADADGIYDRYEVMFPYKKLYAFSKLADSLTVIGYMNELEELHSKTTFNIKYESIYYTASLNLIGDWYATRKHENELTKVDTDKALFYINKSLYYAEDKGYAGNELQFKYNKCKVLALANRLNEAKVLINKLLLKMSERDGRRPFFLAQKGLIEAKMKQKNSALNTFYNAIKSTHTGDSALAKDYSNFKPNQSFNRTKLFLRIAEKLNNYFGSDKEVKYKISQLYYMAFIQFENSYDRSKFNKKDNELLKEIIQGILRMKAQGYGLNNFNEQELINRSEIIKNQLSWKRFNQNRHANSLQQLDSLQQRKLNLRTAMAYAKSENNISSQDSLNTLIENTDVYSEKIYPNLNLFTKKKFDLTELQAQLNPNDVVLKYIVLKDEIAIFKISKTDFDVVLKPFGELEKNLITTVINQVKQKQYDDSVSKKLATILIPDLSSSIEHLIVNPDGLLRRLPFEILKQDNTFLINNYRVSYTSSLGFIHPELPETNIEEVLAIYVPDYGGKAIASATRSAPMALIGAQNEAEAISTVFPSTIYKASSTGKKEFLETAKDARLLHMAMHAEVNNEEPGLSQLLFNISKSDKSNLYLEEIYGLSLNADLAVLSACNTGVGKENEDVKIESFQRAFTFAGVPATVASLWEVPDLPTKEIMVFFYENLEKGQTKSLALKNAKLAYIDANRNTKLAEPYYWAGFVLYGVNDPITEPNYSFIWLSIGVAVLLYAFWFWRRSRIRAKTTIYS; encoded by the coding sequence TTGCTATTTAATTGTAAGCTTAACCACGCATTTATATGTATTGTTAGTAATATCATATTAATATCCGCACAAAGTGTCAGTTCTCAACAAAAGGACTCCATTAATTCGCCAATAGTAAAGAAAGCTGAAAAACTCTGGAATCAGAAAAAGTATGATGATTTACTTAAACTTTGCAAAAATGAACTTCCAAATATCATTGAATCAAAAGTTCAAGACAGTTCAAAAATTGCATTACTTTATAATTATCAATATGAAGCACAAACCAATTCAGGTTTCTTATTTGAAAGTTTAAAAAGTATTGAGTCTGGTATCAAGTTTTGTACAAATTCACAAGAAGATATAGAATTAAAAGGCGTTCTATATTATAGAAAAGCATATGTAGAAGATGGGTTAAAATTCTTTAGAAGGAGTTTTAAGAGCATGCAAAATTCAGTAAGAGAACTAGAAAAGTTAGAAAATATAAATGGTGATTTTAGTGTTGGAGCATATAATTATTTATCGCAAAGTGCAGCAGATAATGGTGATTTAGAAGAAGCACAGCGCTACATTAGACTTGCAGAACGAATTTACTACGCCAACAAAGATGCTATACATGAGTCACGTGCAGATGCAGATGGTATTTACGATAGATACGAGGTTATGTTTCCTTATAAAAAGCTATATGCATTCTCTAAACTAGCAGACAGTTTAACAGTAATCGGTTACATGAATGAACTTGAAGAGTTACATTCAAAAACAACATTTAATATTAAGTATGAGAGTATATATTACACAGCATCATTAAACCTTATTGGTGATTGGTATGCTACAAGAAAACACGAGAATGAATTAACAAAAGTTGATACTGATAAAGCACTTTTCTACATAAACAAGTCACTTTATTATGCGGAAGACAAAGGGTATGCTGGTAATGAATTACAATTTAAATACAATAAGTGTAAAGTTTTAGCATTGGCAAATCGATTAAATGAAGCAAAAGTTTTAATTAATAAATTACTACTTAAAATGTCTGAACGAGATGGTCGTAGACCTTTCTTTTTGGCGCAAAAAGGCCTCATAGAGGCCAAGATGAAGCAAAAAAATAGTGCACTCAATACGTTTTATAACGCGATTAAGTCCACGCATACAGGGGATTCAGCTTTAGCTAAAGATTATAGCAATTTTAAGCCTAATCAATCTTTTAATAGAACCAAGCTTTTTCTTCGTATTGCAGAGAAACTCAATAACTATTTTGGTAGTGATAAAGAAGTGAAATATAAAATTTCACAGTTATATTATATGGCATTTATTCAGTTTGAGAATAGTTATGATCGTTCAAAATTTAATAAAAAAGATAATGAATTATTGAAAGAGATCATTCAAGGTATTTTAAGGATGAAAGCTCAAGGTTATGGGCTCAATAATTTTAATGAGCAAGAACTTATTAATCGTTCAGAAATTATAAAGAATCAATTAAGTTGGAAACGATTTAACCAAAACAGACATGCTAATAGTTTGCAGCAATTAGACTCATTACAGCAGCGTAAATTGAATCTAAGAACAGCTATGGCTTACGCAAAATCTGAAAATAATATTTCCAGCCAAGATTCTTTAAATACATTGATAGAAAATACAGATGTTTATTCTGAAAAGATATACCCAAATCTAAATTTATTTACAAAGAAAAAATTTGATCTAACCGAATTACAAGCGCAACTAAACCCTAATGATGTAGTTTTAAAATATATAGTTTTAAAAGATGAAATTGCAATTTTTAAAATTAGTAAAACAGATTTTGATGTCGTTTTGAAACCCTTTGGTGAACTTGAAAAGAATTTAATAACTACAGTTATTAATCAGGTAAAACAAAAACAGTATGACGATAGTGTTTCAAAAAAATTAGCAACAATTTTAATTCCAGATTTGAGTTCAAGTATTGAGCACCTTATAGTAAATCCAGATGGTCTCTTAAGACGTCTTCCATTTGAAATTTTAAAGCAGGATAATACATTTCTAATTAATAATTACCGTGTAAGTTACACCTCAAGTTTAGGTTTTATTCATCCTGAATTGCCTGAAACTAATATAGAAGAAGTTTTAGCTATATATGTACCAGATTATGGAGGGAAGGCCATCGCTTCAGCAACAAGAAGTGCACCAATGGCATTAATTGGGGCTCAAAATGAAGCAGAAGCTATTTCAACTGTATTTCCTTCTACAATTTACAAAGCATCATCAACAGGTAAAAAAGAATTTTTAGAAACAGCCAAAGATGCCAGATTACTTCATATGGCCATGCATGCAGAGGTTAATAATGAAGAGCCAGGATTAAGTCAATTATTATTTAATATCAGTAAAAGCGATAAAAGCAACTTATATCTTGAGGAAATATATGGTTTAAGCCTCAATGCAGATTTAGCAGTCTTAAGCGCATGTAATACTGGTGTAGGAAAAGAAAATGAAGATGTTAAGATAGAATCTTTTCAACGTGCCTTTACCTTTGCAGGTGTGCCAGCAACTGTTGCTAGTCTATGGGAAGTGCCAGATCTTCCAACTAAAGAAATAATGGTTTTTTTCTATGAGAATTTAGAAAAAGGTCAAACTAAATCACTAGCACTTAAAAATGCAAAACTTGCTTATATAGATGCCAATCGAAACACAAAATTAGCGGAGCCTTATTATTGGGCAGGTTTTGTACTTTATGGCGTTAATGATCCCATTACAGAACCAAATTATTCCTTTATTTGGCTTTCAATAGGTGTCGCAGTATTACTATATGCGTTTTGGTTTTGGAGGCGAAGTAGAATCCGAGCAAAAACGACAATTTATAGTTAA
- a CDS encoding T9SS type A sorting domain-containing protein — MKKGYLILSIYFFTCLTLSAQVEKIENYTTGTKITFYPNSCGTEIPEAENKITFCDDANNLGVVEQSYGLNSDSVIKIAQNYFNNDEVFITSKGYSIHSADGTWQNIPALAIPGENLSFNITSEDGIVTPDGKLLFATSNSNLSGLTYLDLNTLSFDTINYEQSFSEIPQARKFAYDPATGITYILARINNQVGLFSLENNMLLYLGVISGLSTNIVFWNASAVVNGFLYVGGEVLYKIDLNGDNPTVIYDSSSLPAENISKITADGSGNLWIAFAPFNGGGLARFNPTTEEFDFFELENPGNGNYSFNDLTIGPDGLIWAIAGLYDGVIILDPSDVTQPVWTFIPEDDIEDLGFPLVQSPKAIDAFNGSIYFASGGVIGSSTEKPFEFLKLTDGVWRGFNDEAPGNISAKMAKVNASFSNNMDASVAAANGGTWWLNETDDILTFLSDDDIFGVTEFFSSDQILVRDENDRPNATSGGLYRYDAPLIQKLDDDADLGFDPDWLATYQDELWLFDRQPSILHIYKQDNETATYTLDNYDSNNPVTADSFGYAIYSEVNTSTNEIIINRFNRATETTETLSFEYSINPFPNGGSNALQQITLPDGKMAFLSQTTIFLLEESNITTIVLEDLGFASFEVIRAGAADDMGNLILMLNSPKLARILDPFGSLNAESYQLGLTSSFSTEESILPKINFGLTNTVTIDVNGDIWTQSNGDWLKITLSNANLPPANFESFRIKGQVYFDANNNDALDANELYKNQRFAITKNGSTLTRYSVSKSNGEFEFLYQGEGDYTIILLGSDPNIFTETPNINFTVTDVNQDTDVGVLKLQARYIDALLVKSAEKLGAWGFVRDGFENTFTTAIGNISSDKNFTNLNFQFLYQNKDEDSDNILPQINDIKVYRVTSETDIPVIYKTIIEPKSNNWSVNDSNTNYTVNTLTTTPQINTNSDTVTIDFTIDQLDAKDMIIIEVATDLFAPEQNGSTIEYGLSFVGADNLDENDGSLNIPLIPRPEDNPNLRFPEDLPPFLDPNNPVTDPFVPEGPVYAPLPKNTEIASSYDPNDKLVSPGLPNILNEIDIDTPYLTYTIRFENEGNFSAKDIYVLDELDPNLDVNSIQLIEASHEVVLDELFIDGKTTLRFFFEDIFLDYTANDPNASQGYVKFAVRPIEGIALNTIVENTAAIYFDQNPPIITNTTQHQFVELALSINDFSDNGIHVKAFPNPVIDGLELVLPETGNYTVEVYDLMGRIIDTKTSENKQTMQLDLSHLAKGNYILNVINSERTSQIKIIKK, encoded by the coding sequence ATGAAAAAAGGCTACTTAATATTAAGTATTTATTTCTTCACTTGTTTGACACTATCAGCACAAGTGGAAAAAATTGAAAATTATACCACTGGTACTAAAATTACATTTTACCCTAATTCCTGTGGTACAGAAATTCCTGAAGCAGAAAATAAAATTACATTTTGTGATGACGCGAATAATTTGGGTGTTGTAGAACAAAGCTATGGTCTAAATTCTGATAGTGTTATAAAGATTGCCCAGAATTATTTTAATAATGATGAGGTTTTTATTACATCTAAAGGATATTCAATTCATAGCGCAGATGGTACATGGCAGAATATACCAGCTTTAGCTATACCAGGAGAAAATTTATCTTTCAATATTACTTCAGAAGATGGTATTGTTACACCAGATGGAAAACTGTTATTTGCCACTTCTAACAGTAATTTAAGTGGTCTTACATATTTAGATCTAAATACATTGAGTTTTGACACAATTAATTATGAACAATCGTTTAGTGAAATACCTCAAGCGAGAAAATTTGCTTACGACCCAGCCACTGGGATCACATATATACTAGCAAGAATAAATAATCAGGTCGGTCTCTTTAGTTTAGAGAACAATATGCTACTTTATTTAGGTGTAATTTCTGGTTTATCTACCAATATTGTGTTTTGGAATGCTTCCGCAGTAGTCAACGGGTTTTTATATGTAGGTGGTGAGGTATTATATAAGATTGACCTGAATGGTGATAATCCTACGGTTATTTATGATAGTAGTAGTCTTCCTGCAGAAAACATTTCTAAAATAACTGCTGATGGTTCTGGGAACTTATGGATAGCTTTTGCACCTTTTAACGGTGGAGGTTTAGCGAGATTTAATCCGACTACAGAAGAATTTGATTTCTTCGAGTTGGAAAACCCAGGAAATGGAAACTATAGTTTTAATGATCTTACTATTGGGCCAGATGGTTTAATTTGGGCTATAGCAGGTTTATATGATGGTGTAATTATTTTAGACCCAAGTGATGTTACCCAACCTGTTTGGACTTTTATACCAGAGGACGATATAGAAGATTTAGGTTTTCCGCTTGTACAAAGTCCAAAGGCAATAGATGCATTTAATGGAAGTATTTATTTTGCTTCAGGTGGTGTAATAGGTTCTAGTACTGAAAAACCTTTTGAGTTTTTAAAACTAACCGATGGTGTTTGGCGTGGCTTTAATGATGAAGCTCCTGGTAATATCTCTGCTAAAATGGCAAAGGTCAATGCTAGTTTTTCTAACAATATGGATGCTTCTGTAGCTGCTGCAAATGGTGGTACCTGGTGGTTAAATGAAACCGATGATATTCTTACTTTTTTAAGTGATGATGATATTTTTGGTGTTACAGAATTTTTTAGTTCAGACCAGATTCTGGTAAGAGATGAAAATGATAGACCCAATGCTACTAGTGGTGGTTTGTATAGATATGATGCACCATTAATACAAAAATTAGATGATGATGCAGATTTAGGTTTCGATCCAGATTGGCTAGCTACATACCAAGATGAACTTTGGTTATTTGATAGGCAGCCTAGTATTTTACATATTTACAAACAGGATAATGAAACTGCTACTTATACTTTAGATAATTATGATTCTAATAACCCTGTGACAGCAGATAGTTTTGGTTATGCAATCTATTCTGAAGTTAATACGAGCACTAATGAAATCATTATAAACAGATTTAATAGGGCTACCGAAACTACAGAAACGCTTTCTTTTGAATATTCTATAAATCCCTTCCCTAATGGTGGTAGTAATGCATTACAGCAAATTACTTTACCCGATGGCAAAATGGCATTTCTCTCACAAACCACAATTTTTTTATTAGAAGAGAGTAATATTACCACTATTGTCTTAGAAGATTTAGGTTTTGCTTCTTTTGAAGTTATACGAGCAGGTGCTGCAGATGATATGGGTAATTTGATATTGATGCTCAACTCTCCAAAACTTGCAAGGATTTTAGACCCATTCGGAAGTCTTAATGCGGAGTCTTATCAACTTGGTCTTACAAGTAGTTTTAGCACTGAAGAAAGCATTCTACCCAAAATAAATTTTGGTTTAACAAACACAGTTACTATTGATGTTAATGGTGATATATGGACACAATCTAATGGGGATTGGTTAAAAATCACTTTATCAAATGCCAATCTTCCTCCTGCAAATTTTGAATCTTTTAGAATTAAAGGACAAGTCTATTTTGATGCTAATAATAATGATGCATTAGATGCCAATGAGTTGTATAAAAATCAAAGATTTGCAATTACTAAAAATGGGAGTACACTCACTAGGTATTCAGTTTCAAAGTCTAATGGCGAATTTGAATTTTTGTATCAAGGTGAAGGAGATTATACAATAATTCTCCTTGGTAGTGATCCCAATATATTTACAGAAACTCCAAATATAAATTTTACTGTTACAGATGTTAATCAAGATACTGATGTAGGTGTTTTGAAGTTGCAAGCAAGATATATTGACGCCTTATTAGTTAAATCAGCTGAGAAATTAGGAGCTTGGGGATTTGTTAGAGATGGGTTTGAAAATACCTTTACAACAGCCATCGGAAATATTTCTTCAGATAAGAATTTTACTAATCTCAATTTTCAATTTCTATATCAGAATAAAGATGAAGATAGTGATAATATTCTTCCGCAAATTAATGATATTAAAGTTTATAGAGTAACCTCAGAAACAGATATACCTGTAATTTATAAAACTATAATTGAACCAAAAAGCAACAACTGGAGCGTAAATGACAGTAATACTAATTATACTGTAAATACTTTAACTACAACACCACAAATAAACACCAATTCTGATACTGTTACCATAGATTTTACAATTGACCAGTTAGATGCAAAGGATATGATTATCATTGAGGTGGCAACTGATTTATTTGCACCAGAACAAAATGGCTCTACTATTGAATACGGATTATCGTTTGTGGGTGCCGATAATTTAGATGAAAATGATGGGTCACTTAATATACCGCTTATTCCTAGGCCTGAGGATAATCCAAATTTAAGATTTCCAGAAGATTTACCTCCATTTTTAGATCCTAATAATCCTGTAACTGATCCTTTTGTACCAGAAGGTCCTGTTTACGCTCCGTTACCTAAGAATACAGAAATAGCTAGTTCTTATGATCCAAATGATAAACTTGTATCACCAGGACTACCGAATATATTAAATGAAATTGATATTGACACCCCTTATTTAACCTATACAATTCGATTTGAAAATGAAGGTAATTTTTCGGCTAAAGACATTTATGTTTTAGATGAACTAGATCCTAATTTAGACGTTAATTCTATTCAGCTTATAGAAGCTAGCCACGAGGTTGTTTTAGATGAATTGTTTATTGATGGAAAAACAACACTTCGTTTTTTCTTTGAGGACATATTTTTAGATTATACGGCAAATGATCCTAATGCAAGTCAAGGTTATGTAAAGTTTGCAGTTAGACCAATAGAAGGTATAGCATTAAACACAATTGTAGAGAATACAGCAGCCATTTATTTTGACCAAAACCCACCAATTATTACAAATACAACACAGCACCAATTTGTAGAATTAGCCTTATCAATCAATGATTTTTCTGATAACGGTATACATGTTAAGGCGTTTCCAAATCCGGTTATAGATGGTTTAGAATTAGTACTTCCAGAAACAGGAAATTATACCGTTGAGGTTTATGACTTAATGGGTAGGATTATTGACACTAAAACTTCTGAAAATAAGCAAACCATGCAATTAGATTTAAGTCATTTAGCAAAGGGTAATTATATACTAAACGTTATCAATTCCGAAAGAACTTCTCAAATTAAAATCATAAAAAAATAA